A single region of the Silene latifolia isolate original U9 population chromosome 8, ASM4854445v1, whole genome shotgun sequence genome encodes:
- the LOC141596520 gene encoding uncharacterized protein LOC141596520, with protein sequence MATRWDEILSLPVQSPPTLEFSASDLVWSKVEGWRGNIDRVSLIPFTRVNDFIKGESSNKDCPTAFHVEARRGHRNDATYKVKVDSILEYILYCCSFGPDDHRKSGIVRPSRTFVSKKKSAGRPNTKRGCTCRFIVKRLCAAPSVALIIYNHDKHVDKKGLICHGPQDKKAAGTPAMFSPFMSEELRLRVHSLLYVGVSVETIMQRHNESVEKQGGPCNRDDLLTHRYVRRQERSIRRSQYELDSDDDVSLGMWVDSHPTCVFFYEEFSDSESFTIGIQTDWQLQQMIQFGNHSLLASDSRFGTNKFKYPVHSLLVFNSENKPIPVAWVISPRFSSGDTYKWMRALCNRVLTKNPAWRLAGFIVDDPLTDIMAIRDVFECSVMMSFWRIRHSWHKNLITRCSQNEMRLQMSRRLGHIVSEICSGRGNLTSIDNFMKDFVDNSTFVEYFKAVWYPRIGSWISALQRFQLASQETSASIEFYHQLMNLRVLNEKDPGVYQRVDWLVDKLATKVHSHFWLDEYPGKHDFSRYRKDEWVNGLTSWRNSLEIPDSDVKFEDECAEVPDQQAPDKVHVVLNPGSELSICNCSWSERGYLCEHICKVTRLCRKRESKEPSLSLNQYKQVLIKLLGCVNHDSLIRDHAVSLTAYLQTQMNALGGLDNNERMFNEFGDVNQVEIEQQRQNGNSSVFHDEMDIDPSTMCLSPSGLFEMHGVLPADILRNSHGMDENSHTNVGLSSQVCIDDAAEESDIVNVPIESHDPCSMINQHGDDCSAEIAGTADFKEIDIDERLAEPHLVKKRKIRHEEKDLENGGNLGQ encoded by the exons ATGGCGACGAGATGGGATGAGATACTTTCGCTTCCTGTGCAGAGCCCTCCAACCTTGGAGTTTAGCGCTTCTGATTTAGTTTGGTCTAAGGTAGAAGGTTGGAGGGGTAATATAGACAGAGTTTCTCTGATTCCGTTTACTAGAGTTAATGATTTTATCAAGGGTGAATCTTCCAATAAAGACTGTCCAACTGCATTTCACGTTGAGGCAAGGAGAGGGCATCGCAATGATGCAACATACAAGGTGAAGGTTGATAGTATCCTCGAGTACATACT GTACTGTTGTTCTTTTGGCCCAGATGATCACAGAAAAAGTGGAATCGTGCGACCAAGTAGAACTTTTGTGTCAAAGAAGAAATCTGCTGGACGCCCTAATACAAAAAGGGGATGCACCTGTCGCTTCATTGTTAAACGCCTTTGTGCTGCACCTTCTGTTGCCCTTATCATATACAATCATGACAAGCATGTCGACAAGAAAGGGTTAATCTGTCATGGCCCACAAGACAAAAAGGCAGCTGGAACTCCTGCTATGTTCTCTCCTTTCATGTCCGAAGAACTTCGTTTGCGGGTACACTCTCTTTTATATGTTGGTGTATCTGTGGAGACGATTATGCAAAGACACAATGAATCAGTTGAGAAGCAAGGGGGTCCTTGTAATCGTGATGACCTTCTTACTCATAGGTATGTAAGAAGACAAGAAAGAAGTATACGTCGATCTCAGTACGAGCTAGATTCTGATGATGATGTCAGCCTGGGCATGTGGGTGGATAGCCATCCAACATGCGTTTTCTTTTACGAGGAATTTTCGGATTCTGAATCGTTTACCATAGGAATTCAGACTGACTGGCAGTTGCAGCAAATGATTCAATTTGGTAATCACAGTCTTCTAGCTTctgactcgaggttcgggacaAACAAATTTAAG TATCCGGTACACAGCCTTCTTGTTTTCAACTCAGAGAATAAGCCTATTCCAGTAGCTTGGGTTATATCTCCGAGATTTTCAAGTGGGGATACATATAAATGGATGAGAGCTCTTTGCAACAGGGTTTTAACGAAGAATCCTGCTTGGAGGTTGGCGGGATTTATTGTAGATGATCCTTTGACTGACATTATGGCGATTAG GGATGTATTCGAGTGCTCTGTGATGATGTCTTTCTGGCGTATTCGTCACTCGTGGCACAAGAACTTAATAACAAGATGTTCTCAAAATGAAATGCGACTTCAAATGTCAAGGAGGCTTGGACACATTGTGTCAGAGATTTGCTCTGGGAGAGGAAATTTGACTTCAATTGACAACTTTATGAAAGATTTTGTGGATAACTCAACATTTGTGGAGTATTTTAAAGCTGTGTGGTACCCCAGAATAG GATCCTGGATTTCGGCTTTACAAAGATTTCAACTTGCCAGCCAGGAAACAAGTGCATCAATTGAGTTTTATCATCAGCTTATGAATCTCAGAGTATTAAATGAGAAAGATCCTGGTGTTTATCAACGTGTAGATTGGTTAGTCGATAAGCTGGCCACAAAAGTGCACTCGCACTTTTGGCTTGACGAGTATCCAGGAAAACATGATTTTTCCCGGTACCGGAAAGATGAGTGGGTTAATGGATTAACATCTTGGCGGAATTCATTGGAAATTCCCGACTCTGATGTTAAATTTGAAGATGAATGTGCGGAAGTCCCAGACCAACAAGCTCCAGACAAAGTCCATGTTGTATTGAACCCTGGTTCTGAGTTGTCGATTTGTAACTGCTCTTGGTCTGAAAGAGGCTACTTGTGTGAGCATATTTGCAAAGTTACTAGGTTATGTCGTAAAAGAGAGTCCAAAGAGCCTTCTCTCAGCCTTAACCAATACAAGCAGGTGTTGATCAAATTACTTGGTTGTGTGAATCACGATTCTTTGATCCGTGATCACGCGGTTTCTTTGACGGCTTACCTGCAAACTCAGATGAATGCTCTAGGAGGACTTGACAACAATGAGAGGATGTTCAATGAGTTTGGTGATGTAAATCAGGTAGAGATTGAGCAACAAAGACAAAATGGGAACTCGAGTGTTTTCCATGATGAGATGGATATCGACCCATCAACTATGTGTTTGTCTCCATCGGGTTTATTTGAAATGCACGGTGTTCTACCAGCTGATATTCTGAGGAATTCCCATGGTATGGATGAGAATAGCCATACCAACGTTGGTTTGTCAAGTCAAGTTTGTATTGATGATGCTGCAGAAGAATCTGATATTGTAAATGTACCTATTGAGTCCCATGATCCATGTTCGATGATAAATCAACATGGCGATGATTGCAGTGCCGAAATTGCTGGAACAGCTGATTTTAAAGAAATTGACATTGATGAGAGATTGGCAGAGCCCCATTTAGTCAAGAAAAGAAAGATAAGACATGAAGAGAAAGATTTGGAGAACGGTGGGAATTTAGGCCAGTGA